A section of the Humulus lupulus chromosome 2, drHumLupu1.1, whole genome shotgun sequence genome encodes:
- the LOC133819086 gene encoding armadillo repeat-containing protein LFR, with protein MQKREQGKSGGASGGSAGPPAKRGRPFGSTSNSAAAAAAADTAAPSTLLGPSLHVHSSFADQNNKRIVLALQSGLKSELTWALNTLTLLSFKEKDDMRRDSTPLTKIPGLLDAVLQVIDDWRDIALPKDLVKAPRVRALGANAFVTGFGSEYDALGSNGNLPHSGLGSGSSLAEASPNVTKPRSSEWWANEDGLFNLDEEGRAERQQGAVAASNVIRNFSFMPENEVIMAQHRHCLETMFQCIEDYVTEDEELVTNALETIVNLAPLLDLRIFSSSKPSYIKITEKRAVQAIMGILGSSVKAWHCAAAELLGRLIINPDNEPFLLPFVSQIHKRLVDLLSFPALDAQAAAVGALYNLAEVNMDCRLKLASERWAIDRLLKVIKTPHPIPEICRKASMILESLVSEPQNRPLLLAFENAFAEILFTDPKYSDTFARILYELTARPNRVASARGVWGM; from the exons GCAGCGGCGGCCGCCGACACTGCCGCTCCATCTACTCTCCTTGGGCCGTCTCTCCATGTTCACAGTTCCTTCGCCG ATCAAAACAATAAAAGGATAGTTCTGGCTCTTCAGAGTGGATTAAAGAGTGAGCTAACATGGGCATTGAACACTCTCACATTACTCTCTTTCAAAGAAAAGGATGATATGCGCAGAGATTCAACTCCTCTTACTAAAATTCCTGGGTTACTTGATGCTGTACTTCAAGTT ATTGATGACTGGCGTGATATAGCACTTCCGAAAGATCTTGTAAAGGCACCAAGAGTAAGAGCTTTAGGAGCAAATGCTTTTGTAACAGGATTTGGGAGTGAATATGATGCGTTGGGATCAAATGGAAATTTGCCACATTCTGG CTTGGGATCTGGTTCTTCTCTTGCGGAAGCATCACCAAATGTTACCAAACCTCGCTCTTCAGAGTGGTGGGCTAACGAAGATGGTTTGTTTAATCTAGATGAAGAGGGGCGAGCAGAGAGACAGCAAGGTGCTGTTGCTGCTTCAAATGTCATCCGCAACTTCTCTTTTATGCCAGAAAATGAAGTTATTATGGCCCAACATCGGCATTGTTTGGAAACAATGTTCCAGTGCATAGAAGATTATGTCACAG AGGATGAGGAACTTGTCACGAATGCTCTTGAAACGATTGTAAATTTGGCCCCGCTGCTTGATCTTCGAATTTTCAGCTCATCAAAGCCGTCCTACATTAAGATAAC AGAAAAACGCGCAGTTCAAGCCATCATGGGAATTCTAGGATCTTCAGTCAAAGCCTGGCATTGTGCAGCAGCTGAGTTACTTGGTCGTTTAATAATAAATCCTGACAATGAACCTTTTCTGCTTCCCTTCGTTTCTCAG ATACACAAGCGCTTGGTTGATCTTCTGAGTTTCCCAGCATTGGATGCTCAAGCAGCCGCAGTTGGCGCACTTTATAACCTTGCTGAAGTAAATATGGATTGTCGATTAAAACTTGCTAGTGAGCGATG GGCAATTGATAGATTGTTAAAAGTGATCAAGACACCTCATCCAATACCTGAAATTTGTAGAAAAGCGTCTATGATATTGGAGAGTCTCGTGTCTGAGCCACAGAACAGGCCATTGCTGCTAGCTTTCGAGAATGCCTTTGCAGAGATATTGTTTACAGATCCCAAATATTCTGATACATTTGCCAGGATATTGTATGAATTGACTGCGCGACCAAATAGAGTGGCATCAGCTCGCGGTGTTTGGGGCATGTAA